A region of Thermotoga sp. Mc24 DNA encodes the following proteins:
- a CDS encoding type I phosphomannose isomerase catalytic subunit yields the protein MMIKVFPKLRKQIWGSYRLGEMFGSNEKIGEVWLLSGHPLFITEAEGGLDLNEDMEKLIGKKLPRFPLLVKLISAEDWLSVQVHPNDDEAQELENEPWGKTEAWYFVEKGQIAIGEDPEKVKRALEDNSWDEALKKVEIEPGTFVFLPAGTVHALGPGGLLVEVQQASDLTYRVYDWGRGRELHIEKAFKVMKERKVEDLIVENFENFECEYFRIEKLERGKLEGFCAIVILENGVLDNRQVSPFETFIVPKGEKAELRATALVMRIGKFFEQWGDKK from the coding sequence GTGATGATAAAAGTCTTTCCAAAACTGAGAAAGCAGATATGGGGCAGTTATCGCCTTGGTGAGATGTTCGGTTCAAACGAGAAAATAGGAGAAGTATGGCTTTTATCCGGGCATCCACTCTTCATTACAGAGGCGGAAGGTGGTCTCGATCTCAACGAAGATATGGAGAAGCTCATTGGAAAGAAGTTGCCGCGTTTTCCACTCCTTGTGAAACTCATTTCTGCCGAGGATTGGCTTTCCGTTCAGGTTCATCCCAACGACGATGAAGCCCAGGAGCTGGAAAACGAACCGTGGGGCAAGACCGAAGCGTGGTACTTCGTAGAAAAAGGTCAGATCGCCATAGGGGAAGACCCGGAGAAGGTCAAGAGAGCACTTGAAGACAACAGCTGGGATGAAGCTTTGAAAAAGGTGGAAATAGAACCTGGAACTTTTGTTTTTCTACCCGCTGGAACGGTCCACGCCCTCGGGCCTGGTGGTCTTCTCGTGGAGGTTCAGCAGGCGTCCGACCTCACCTACAGGGTTTACGATTGGGGACGCGGCAGAGAGCTCCACATAGAAAAGGCTTTCAAAGTGATGAAAGAAAGGAAAGTCGAAGACTTGATAGTGGAGAACTTTGAAAACTTCGAATGTGAGTACTTCAGGATAGAAAAACTGGAAAGAGGAAAATTGGAAGGATTCTGCGCGATTGTGATTCTAGAAAACGGTGTACTGGACAACAGACAGGTTTCCCCCTTTGAAACGTTCATCGTACCAAAAGGTGAGAAAGCAGAACTTCGAGCAACCGCTTTGGTTATGAGAATCGGAAAGTTTTTCGAACAATGGGGTGATAAAAAATAA
- a CDS encoding UDP-2,3-diacylglucosamine diphosphatase: MFISDLHIGDGSAKDDFFFDKELVNFIEDMSQTEDVELFVVGDGFEILESRTVKEIGLVSFEEVVETLDETVIDEIEKKHSEVFETLKKFSRRHRVYYVVGNHDYHILKNKKLQNALKNRFEKFEILPYYYDPHSKLLVLHGNQFDVINRFTVDRKTKKVIPPLGDYIARYMMINFDSQVVNFAPEDVIRDYDNVRPLLDVFHWFDYVTEIYDLSVDLVELWLKSFLSMLKTREARKWMKNNFPRTHWLSRVFVNRFGGVELGKVLVRSIYTLRKLRRVDYLQKWAKSILKGNLRWKEFMTGYSGDLHEVEEVDILVMGHVHHFAYRIVPTTQGKKLYVNCGSWRPVLEKLGIRKRHGFHRKAELPKIIMDFSGKNVEVKASITNVLGKIQGGDL, encoded by the coding sequence GTGTTCATCAGCGATCTTCACATAGGAGACGGTTCTGCGAAAGACGACTTTTTTTTCGATAAAGAGCTTGTGAATTTCATCGAAGACATGTCTCAAACTGAAGATGTTGAACTCTTCGTCGTTGGTGATGGATTTGAAATACTCGAAAGTCGCACGGTGAAGGAAATTGGGCTTGTCTCTTTCGAGGAGGTTGTAGAAACACTCGATGAGACGGTGATCGACGAAATCGAGAAAAAACACTCCGAAGTCTTTGAGACTCTCAAGAAGTTTTCCAGACGACACAGAGTATATTACGTGGTGGGAAACCACGATTACCATATTCTCAAAAACAAAAAACTTCAGAATGCCTTGAAGAATCGCTTTGAAAAGTTCGAGATACTTCCGTACTACTACGATCCTCACAGCAAACTCCTTGTGCTCCATGGAAACCAGTTCGATGTTATAAACCGCTTCACCGTGGACAGGAAAACCAAAAAGGTAATACCGCCTCTTGGAGACTACATAGCCAGATACATGATGATAAATTTCGACAGTCAGGTGGTTAACTTCGCTCCTGAGGATGTCATTCGAGATTACGACAACGTGAGGCCTCTGCTCGACGTCTTTCACTGGTTCGACTACGTGACGGAAATCTACGATCTCAGCGTTGATCTGGTTGAACTGTGGCTGAAAAGTTTTCTCAGTATGTTGAAGACTAGAGAAGCCAGGAAATGGATGAAAAACAATTTCCCGAGAACGCACTGGCTCTCCAGGGTATTTGTGAATAGGTTCGGCGGTGTGGAGCTGGGTAAAGTACTCGTAAGGAGTATATACACACTCAGAAAATTGAGAAGAGTTGACTATCTTCAGAAATGGGCGAAATCCATCTTGAAGGGGAATCTTCGCTGGAAAGAGTTCATGACGGGTTATTCCGGAGATTTACATGAAGTGGAAGAAGTTGATATACTTGTGATGGGGCATGTTCATCACTTCGCTTACCGAATAGTTCCAACGACTCAGGGTAAAAAGCTGTACGTGAACTGTGGTAGCTGGAGACCCGTTCTCGAGAAGCTCGGTATCAGAAAGAGGCACGGTTTCCACAGGAAAGCGGAACTTCCAAAGATCATAATGGATTTCTCAGGGAAGAACGTCGAAGTGAAGGCATCTATCACGAACGTTCTCGGGAAAATTCAGGGGGGAGATTTATGA